ATTGTGGCTGAGCTTGACTGAGGATTAAATTTATCATTATCTGTTACTGCAACTGTGAGTGTCCAGGTGCGCTGAGAGAAAAAGCTGTCAAATGCAGAGGGCTTAACCATCAATGTTCCGGTTGCTGGATGAATGCTAAAGAAGCTATCAGCATTTCCGGCGGTAATTTTAAAGGTTAAGGATTGACCTGAATCAGGATCTGAAGCATTTATCACACCAACAAATACCTGGCTATTCAGGCTGTTTTGTCCAAAGGAAATAAGTGACAGAAAGCCAAAGAAATATGGCAGTAATTTACGGGTTATCTTTTTCATGGAGTTTATACAGGTTAATGAATGATTTTCATTCAAAAGCTAAGAGAGGTGAGTTAGGTTAGCGAAGATCAGATTTACCCTAATCAGGCATTTTAAGCAATTCTTAGATATTTACGGCCATTCCGGAACTTCCCTCCATTTATACTGACTCTGCAATCACACCGTTTTGCAATATCATTGCTAATCAGCATAAATGGAGGGGATCCAATCGAATGAATTC
This is a stretch of genomic DNA from Bacteroidales bacterium. It encodes these proteins:
- a CDS encoding cadherin repeat domain-containing protein, producing MKKITRKLLPYFFGFLSLISFGQNSLNSQVFVGVINASDPDSGQSLTFKITAGNADSFFSIHPATGTLMVKPSAFDSFFSQRTWTLTVAVTDNDKFNPQSSSATILVTLKRDALSGKIMTEIAKGD